A region of Ferruginibacter albus DNA encodes the following proteins:
- a CDS encoding RNA polymerase sigma factor — MGFLKNISNNNLSDNELIAAFKQSGEINYLSELYQRYMELVFGVCLKYFKETERSKDAVMEIFEELTVKLKQYEVGNFKGWLHVLARNYCLMQLRSPRNVKITEFNPAFMQSEQNAHSDDEQLEKEENFKQLEKCIDTLPNEQKQCVELFFLKDKCYNEIAAITGFDWNKVRSYIQNGKRNLKLCMESKLSSKVEK, encoded by the coding sequence TTGGGATTTCTAAAAAACATATCAAACAACAATTTATCAGACAACGAATTGATAGCAGCTTTTAAACAAAGCGGCGAAATAAACTATTTGAGCGAGCTGTATCAACGTTACATGGAACTGGTATTTGGTGTGTGCCTGAAATATTTTAAAGAAACAGAGCGCAGTAAAGATGCTGTAATGGAAATATTTGAGGAACTGACAGTTAAGCTGAAACAATACGAAGTAGGCAATTTTAAAGGCTGGCTACATGTGCTGGCAAGAAATTACTGTTTAATGCAGCTGCGAAGTCCGCGGAATGTAAAAATTACAGAATTTAACCCGGCTTTTATGCAATCTGAACAAAATGCGCATTCAGATGACGAGCAATTGGAAAAAGAGGAGAATTTTAAGCAACTGGAAAAATGTATTGATACCTTGCCTAATGAGCAAAAGCAATGCGTTGAATTATTCTTTCTGAAGGATAAATGTTACAACGAAATTGCTGCCATTACGGGTTTTGATTGGAACAAAGTAAGAAGCTATATACAAAACGGCAAACGAAATTTAAAACTATGTATGGAATCGAAGCTTTCGTCAAAAGTTGAAAAATAA
- a CDS encoding carboxypeptidase-like regulatory domain-containing protein translates to MNKNNSHIIYTAKDIHNYFSGKLSNAEMHAMEKAALSDPLLAEAMEGYENMASIKQPADFAQLQKELDELKNKLGKAKPGENKFNWKVAASVLLLIGVAFAFYFILRSTHKEEVVINNAVPVPATNINPDSSVKIDGTITNTSSIKNDSSVFKKELSKNTATGNALAVNEQSKKEIKSIAAEDNNNVIQPKDKTDIASLKETKKSSDAITTTFSGKVVDVSNTPVPFATLLINNHQQAKTDANGIFSLSLPDATVRLDISAKDYFPKTVTANAGDFVTVTLSSQKNNLKKDNNLADTLTRSRVLVLYKRGAEPKMGWDEYNLYMVNMLSNSLYDDGRRVAGETIFTFEINRSGQPVNFNFEKSIDEDVNEGLETFILNGPEWRFISNEGTPGLIRMRIVF, encoded by the coding sequence ATGAACAAGAACAACAGTCATATTATTTATACTGCGAAAGATATTCATAATTATTTTTCAGGTAAGCTCAGCAATGCTGAAATGCACGCTATGGAGAAAGCTGCATTAAGCGATCCTTTATTAGCAGAAGCAATGGAAGGTTATGAAAATATGGCTTCTATTAAACAGCCTGCCGACTTTGCACAGCTTCAAAAAGAACTGGATGAATTGAAAAATAAATTAGGTAAAGCAAAACCCGGTGAAAACAAATTCAATTGGAAAGTTGCTGCATCCGTTTTATTGTTGATCGGAGTTGCATTTGCATTCTATTTTATTTTACGATCAACACATAAAGAAGAAGTGGTAATCAACAATGCTGTTCCTGTGCCTGCAACAAATATAAATCCAGATTCTTCTGTAAAGATCGATGGAACAATAACAAATACTTCTTCAATAAAAAACGACTCTTCAGTATTTAAAAAAGAATTAAGCAAAAACACCGCGACCGGTAATGCTCTTGCTGTAAATGAACAATCAAAGAAAGAAATAAAGAGTATAGCTGCAGAAGATAATAATAACGTTATTCAACCCAAAGATAAAACGGATATTGCCAGCTTAAAAGAAACGAAAAAATCATCTGATGCAATAACTACTACTTTTTCAGGAAAAGTAGTGGATGTCAGCAATACTCCTGTTCCTTTTGCTACATTACTTATCAATAATCATCAACAGGCAAAGACAGATGCTAATGGCATCTTCTCTTTATCATTGCCGGATGCAACTGTTCGGTTGGACATCAGTGCTAAAGATTATTTTCCAAAAACAGTTACTGCAAACGCAGGTGATTTTGTAACCGTTACATTGTCTTCGCAAAAAAACAATCTAAAAAAGGATAACAACCTAGCGGATACCCTTACCCGAAGCCGGGTATTGGTTTTATATAAACGTGGTGCTGAACCTAAAATGGGCTGGGATGAATACAACCTCTATATGGTGAATATGCTTTCTAATTCACTATATGATGATGGCAGGCGTGTTGCCGGCGAAACTATTTTTACGTTTGAGATAAACCGTTCCGGGCAACCTGTCAACTTCAATTTTGAAAAATCAATTGACGAAGATGTAAATGAAGGGTTGGAAACATTTATACTGAATGGCCCTGAATGGCGTTTTATTTCCAATGAAGGAACACCGGGACTGATCAGAATGCGAATTGTATTTTAA
- a CDS encoding IS1595 family transposase — protein sequence MNKYTIKQFREAYPNDDACLDRIFQLRFSNLVCPKCESDKQFTRVKNRRSYQCPTCGFQVYPTKDTVFEKTTTPLTYWFMAIFLQTTTRNGVSAKELERVLNVCYTTALRMNHQIKKLMAGKNKLGKLSGIVQIDEVYLGQSLINMSHKKRSKIKAEDLTKFDNKTGVMGFVSDNNEVKLEVMTDAKTFKQRVKDNVSTDAIIVTDSHTGYEGLNLHYKQHEVVNHSIREFKKGQFHTNSIESTWALLRRTIYGTHIHVSPKYLQLYVDEVAFRLMHKNKQDTMFETILSHVA from the coding sequence ATGAATAAATATACAATAAAGCAGTTTAGAGAAGCATACCCAAATGATGATGCTTGCTTAGATAGAATCTTTCAGTTGCGTTTTAGTAATCTTGTATGCCCTAAATGTGAAAGTGATAAGCAATTTACAAGAGTAAAGAATAGACGTTCTTATCAATGCCCTACTTGTGGGTTTCAAGTTTATCCAACAAAAGATACAGTGTTTGAAAAGACAACAACACCGCTTACTTATTGGTTTATGGCTATCTTCTTACAAACAACTACTCGCAACGGAGTTTCTGCAAAGGAACTTGAAAGAGTATTGAATGTATGCTATACAACTGCTTTAAGAATGAACCATCAAATAAAAAAGCTAATGGCGGGCAAGAATAAACTAGGTAAACTAAGCGGCATTGTGCAAATAGATGAAGTGTACTTAGGGCAATCATTAATTAATATGAGCCATAAGAAAAGGTCTAAGATAAAAGCAGAAGATCTGACAAAGTTTGATAACAAGACGGGGGTTATGGGCTTTGTGTCTGATAATAACGAAGTGAAATTGGAAGTAATGACAGACGCAAAAACATTCAAACAACGTGTAAAAGATAATGTTTCAACAGATGCAATCATTGTAACCGATAGCCATACAGGATATGAAGGATTAAACCTGCATTACAAACAACATGAAGTAGTAAACCACTCTATAAGAGAATTTAAGAAAGGACAATTTCATACAAACAGCATAGAATCTACGTGGGCATTACTTCGCCGAACCATCTACGGCACTCATATTCACGTATCCCCTAAATATCTGCAATTGTATGTTGATGAAGTGGCTTTTAGATTAATGCACAAAAACAAACAAGACACCATGTTTGAAACTATTTTGAGCCACGTTGCTTAG